A DNA window from Burkholderiales bacterium contains the following coding sequences:
- a CDS encoding efflux transporter outer membrane subunit, translating into MRRFGIALICALLAGCMVGPDYHRPKVETPNAYIYEPEKVAETANTEWWKQFNDPVLDQLIEDALANNRNVKIAVANVEQAAGVLTTTRSPLFPQIGYQADASRQRLSENSAFASASSTANAAVPSSGVPNPFSNLETLATASWELDLWGRIRRQTEAARANLLATDAARRGVVLTLVAQVASSYIQLRGFDEQLEISKRTAGVYLESLKLFQLQFKYGQVSQLNVAQAESQYQTAAAQIPLIEQEIAVRENAISVLLGNNPGPIPRGKSILELTLPEVPASMPSQLLEQRPDLQQAEQQLIAANAQIGAAKALYFPTISLTGNFGLASDDLGNLFKGPSKVWSFGGSIIGPIFTGGSISGQVAQATAAQKAALESYELAIQSAFADVESSLVARQKLGEQVDAQEKLVHALREYERLSKLQYDVGYVPYSTVLQAEQQLFPSELTLATTRAQLFTSLVGIYQATGGGWVYKADTLAPQPLAGNN; encoded by the coding sequence ATGCGCCGTTTTGGCATAGCGCTGATCTGTGCGCTGCTTGCCGGCTGCATGGTCGGGCCGGATTATCACCGACCCAAGGTTGAAACGCCCAACGCATACATCTACGAACCGGAGAAGGTCGCCGAAACGGCGAATACGGAATGGTGGAAACAATTTAACGATCCGGTACTGGATCAACTCATAGAAGATGCGCTTGCCAACAACAGGAACGTGAAGATTGCAGTGGCCAACGTAGAGCAAGCGGCCGGTGTCCTTACGACCACACGCTCGCCGCTGTTTCCACAGATTGGGTATCAGGCCGATGCAAGCAGGCAGCGCTTATCGGAAAATAGCGCGTTTGCGTCGGCTTCCAGCACCGCAAACGCGGCCGTGCCAAGTTCTGGAGTCCCCAATCCGTTCTCAAATTTAGAAACGCTTGCCACTGCGAGCTGGGAGCTTGATCTTTGGGGCCGCATCCGCCGACAGACCGAGGCCGCGCGCGCAAATCTCCTCGCGACTGATGCAGCGCGCCGCGGAGTCGTCTTGACGCTTGTCGCGCAAGTTGCCAGTAGCTATATCCAGCTGCGCGGCTTCGACGAGCAGCTCGAAATTTCCAAACGCACTGCCGGCGTCTACCTTGAGTCCCTCAAGCTCTTTCAACTGCAATTCAAGTATGGTCAGGTATCACAGTTGAATGTCGCGCAGGCGGAGTCGCAGTATCAAACTGCTGCAGCCCAGATTCCACTCATCGAGCAGGAAATTGCGGTACGGGAAAACGCGATATCGGTGCTTCTTGGCAACAATCCGGGTCCGATACCTCGCGGAAAATCAATCCTGGAATTAACGTTACCTGAAGTGCCTGCTTCAATGCCCTCGCAATTGTTGGAGCAAAGGCCTGACCTGCAGCAAGCCGAGCAACAGCTGATTGCGGCGAACGCACAAATCGGCGCTGCAAAGGCGTTGTACTTTCCGACCATTTCTCTGACCGGCAACTTCGGTCTGGCAAGCGACGATTTGGGCAACTTGTTCAAAGGTCCGTCGAAGGTGTGGAGCTTCGGGGGTTCCATCATTGGCCCGATCTTTACCGGTGGATCTATCTCCGGGCAGGTCGCGCAGGCGACCGCGGCGCAAAAAGCGGCATTGGAATCTTATGAGCTTGCGATCCAAAGTGCGTTTGCGGATGTTGAAAGTTCTCTGGTTGCCCGCCAGAAGTTAGGCGAACAGGTGGATGCACAGGAAAAGCTGGTCCACGCGCTGCGCGAATACGAGCGGCTTTCGAAGTTGCAGTACGATGTCGGCTATGTGCCTTATTCGACCGTGCTGCAGGCCGAGCAGCAGCTGTTTCCATCTGAGCTCACCTTGGCGACGACACGCGCACAGCTTTTTACTTCGCTAGTTGGGATTTACCAGGCGACCGGCGGCGGCTGGGTTTATAAAGCTGATACGCTTGCTCCACAGCCTCTCGCAGGCAACAATTAG
- a CDS encoding multidrug efflux RND transporter permease subunit, whose translation MISHFFIDRPIFAAVISIVISIAGLVAMVTLPIAQYPQITPVQIQVTATYPGANAQLVAQNVGAPIEQQVNGATNMLYMSSTSASTGNYTLTVYFSIDTDPELAQVDVQNRVSIAMPQLPQAVTNQGVNVQQKTQTFLMVLALYSPDGRYSPDYIANYTNVFVLDAIKRINGANQASIFGVPDYAMRIWLKPDRMAQLGITTTDIQNAVSKQNQWFAVGRIGQSPTPHPVQQTFPVTTSGAFTEPSQFENIILRAENQAAAIVRVKDVGYADLGRKDYSIRTYYQGKPATLIAVYQQPGANAIQVSNNVRKTLEELSKSFPPGLKYDVALDTTLFVQASIKEVIHTFFEAVVLVVLVVFIFLHTLRLTIVPTLAVPVSILGALVGMLALGFSINMLTLFGMILAIGLVVDDAIVVVENTERNMAQYGLSAKDAAKRAMDEVTGPVIAIVLVLNAVFIPVAFLGGITGQLYKQFAITIAISMVFSGLVALTLSPAVAALVIKAQHGEKKGFFKWFDNTFERVSNGYVNGVKWLIKRWGVGLIAFAVVLGAAGWLLKIWPTAFVPQEDQGYLFVPYFLPDAASLDRTGAVGRQAAAYMNSNPAVANVTQVDGYSLLDSQNKTNNGLLFVAFKDYKYRKSKDLQAPAVIEGARKAYANIQEGTIVPLNPPSIPGLGIVAGFQIWIQQKGGGNYAQLVDVVQRIVDKAKKRPELLGVRSTITATSQQLLADVDRDKAEVLGVPVQDVYNTLQTMFGSLYVSQFPKESRLWQVILQAEPKYRLTPEDIGRFYVRNRDGKMIPLTALVNTSYVSGPDLVTRFNNYPAVAINGYANIGVSSGTAINVIRGIVEEELPSNYGYDWAGEAREEIQAGSTSSIAFIFGLIFVFLILAAQYESWSLPVGVIMAVPFAILGALVAIVLRRIPNDIYFQIGLITLIGLAAKNAILIVEFAVEKNRKEGMSFFDAAVEAARLRLRPIAMTSFAFVFGVLPLAIATGASANSRHSIGTGVIGGTLAATVIAIFFIPMFFWLLETMSAKFSGGKEKHEALKPTGDKGAGPAPAGAHHEKREGN comes from the coding sequence ATTGAGCAGCAGGTAAATGGCGCCACCAATATGCTTTACATGTCATCCACAAGCGCCTCAACCGGAAACTACACGCTCACGGTTTACTTTAGCATCGACACCGACCCGGAGCTTGCGCAAGTGGATGTACAGAATCGGGTGAGCATCGCGATGCCGCAACTGCCGCAGGCGGTGACTAACCAGGGCGTCAACGTGCAGCAAAAGACGCAGACCTTTCTTATGGTCCTCGCGCTCTATTCGCCGGACGGGAGATATAGCCCGGACTATATCGCGAATTACACCAACGTCTTTGTCCTTGATGCGATCAAACGTATCAATGGGGCCAACCAGGCCTCGATCTTCGGCGTCCCAGACTATGCCATGCGCATTTGGCTTAAGCCGGATCGTATGGCACAGCTCGGTATTACCACGACCGACATACAAAATGCTGTGTCAAAACAGAACCAGTGGTTCGCAGTCGGTCGCATCGGCCAGTCCCCCACGCCCCACCCGGTGCAGCAAACATTCCCCGTAACGACAAGCGGGGCTTTTACCGAACCGTCCCAGTTTGAGAACATTATTCTGCGCGCGGAAAACCAGGCTGCGGCCATCGTGCGAGTGAAAGATGTCGGCTACGCGGACCTGGGTCGCAAGGATTATTCGATACGCACCTATTATCAGGGCAAGCCCGCGACCTTGATTGCCGTGTATCAGCAGCCGGGGGCAAACGCTATTCAGGTTTCGAATAATGTGCGCAAGACACTCGAGGAGTTGTCGAAGAGCTTTCCGCCCGGGTTGAAATACGATGTCGCGCTCGACACCACCTTATTCGTACAAGCGTCTATCAAAGAAGTGATTCACACATTTTTCGAGGCAGTCGTGCTGGTGGTGCTCGTGGTGTTCATTTTCCTGCACACTCTGCGGCTCACGATCGTCCCCACTCTAGCAGTACCGGTATCGATCCTGGGCGCGCTAGTCGGAATGTTGGCGCTAGGCTTCTCCATTAATATGCTGACTTTGTTTGGGATGATATTAGCTATCGGCCTCGTCGTGGACGACGCTATTGTCGTGGTCGAGAATACCGAGCGCAATATGGCTCAGTACGGCCTGTCAGCTAAAGATGCGGCCAAGCGCGCCATGGATGAAGTGACCGGACCGGTTATCGCAATCGTGCTGGTGCTGAACGCGGTGTTCATTCCAGTCGCTTTCCTCGGCGGCATCACCGGCCAGCTCTACAAGCAATTTGCGATCACGATTGCCATATCCATGGTATTTTCAGGCTTGGTTGCGCTCACGCTCTCTCCCGCGGTGGCCGCATTGGTGATTAAAGCTCAGCATGGGGAGAAAAAAGGCTTTTTCAAATGGTTCGACAACACTTTTGAGCGCGTCTCCAATGGTTATGTGAACGGCGTAAAGTGGCTCATAAAGCGGTGGGGAGTTGGGCTTATTGCTTTTGCTGTGGTTCTTGGAGCGGCCGGATGGCTGCTCAAAATTTGGCCTACTGCATTCGTGCCGCAAGAGGATCAAGGCTATTTATTTGTGCCCTATTTTTTGCCGGACGCGGCGAGCCTCGACCGCACCGGAGCCGTCGGGCGCCAGGCCGCGGCGTATATGAACAGCAATCCCGCGGTTGCGAATGTGACGCAGGTCGACGGCTACAGCTTGCTCGATTCCCAAAACAAAACTAATAATGGGTTGCTGTTTGTCGCATTCAAAGATTACAAATATCGCAAATCGAAAGACCTGCAGGCGCCGGCGGTTATTGAGGGGGCTAGGAAAGCGTACGCAAACATCCAGGAAGGAACAATCGTGCCCCTCAACCCACCCTCTATACCTGGCCTTGGCATCGTCGCCGGTTTCCAGATTTGGATCCAGCAAAAGGGTGGTGGCAACTACGCTCAGCTGGTCGACGTTGTTCAGCGAATAGTTGACAAGGCTAAAAAGCGGCCCGAGCTATTAGGTGTGCGCTCCACTATCACTGCGACCAGCCAGCAACTACTTGCGGACGTGGACCGCGACAAAGCGGAAGTTCTGGGCGTTCCGGTGCAGGACGTTTACAATACGCTGCAGACTATGTTCGGTTCCTTGTACGTGAGCCAGTTTCCCAAGGAGTCACGTTTATGGCAGGTCATCTTGCAGGCAGAACCGAAATACCGGCTGACACCCGAAGATATCGGCCGCTTTTACGTCAGGAACCGCGATGGGAAGATGATTCCGCTCACGGCGCTTGTGAACACCAGCTACGTCAGTGGTCCGGATTTGGTGACGCGTTTCAATAATTACCCGGCTGTGGCGATCAACGGCTACGCTAATATTGGCGTGAGTTCGGGTACGGCGATTAACGTGATCCGTGGAATTGTGGAGGAGGAACTACCGTCAAATTATGGCTATGATTGGGCGGGCGAAGCGCGCGAAGAAATTCAAGCAGGCTCCACTTCATCCATCGCATTTATCTTCGGCCTGATTTTCGTGTTCCTGATCCTAGCCGCCCAATACGAGAGCTGGTCGCTGCCGGTGGGTGTCATAATGGCGGTGCCATTTGCAATTCTCGGTGCCTTGGTCGCCATTGTACTGCGGCGCATTCCCAACGATATTTATTTCCAGATCGGCCTGATCACGCTCATTGGACTTGCGGCAAAGAACGCGATTCTGATCGTTGAGTTTGCAGTGGAGAAAAACAGGAAGGAAGGGATGTCGTTCTTCGATGCGGCGGTGGAGGCGGCGCGCTTGCGGCTGCGGCCGATCGCCATGACCTCGTTTGCCTTCGTTTTCGGCGTGCTGCCGCTCGCGATCGCGACTGGCGCGTCGGCTAACAGCAGGCATTCGATCGGCACCGGGGTCATTGGCGGCACGCTCGCGGCTACCGTCATAGCCATCTTCTTCATCCCGATGTTTTTCTGGCTGTTGGAAACCATGAGTGCCAAGTTTTCCGGAGGGAAAGAAAAACATGAAGCACTGAAACCTACGGGCGATAAAGGTGCGGGCCCGGCGCCCGCTGGCGCGCACCACGAGAAACGGGAGGGCAACTGA